One region of Haloprofundus salilacus genomic DNA includes:
- a CDS encoding HalOD1 output domain-containing protein — MVAEQDGAGQSAEARDPLFCRKYDWSATAASMATLTALGTVEEVDPVELSDVFGTTLYNHVDPEALDTLVAGEERVNLSFSIDDYRVRIDGEELTISHQ, encoded by the coding sequence ATGGTCGCAGAACAAGATGGTGCGGGTCAATCTGCCGAGGCACGCGATCCATTATTCTGCCGAAAATACGATTGGTCAGCTACAGCGGCGAGTATGGCTACGCTCACTGCCCTCGGAACAGTCGAAGAGGTCGATCCGGTGGAACTCTCCGATGTTTTCGGTACCACACTGTACAACCACGTCGATCCCGAAGCGCTAGACACGCTTGTCGCTGGCGAAGAACGCGTCAACCTGTCGTTCTCGATCGACGATTATCGGGTGCGGATTGACGGTGAGGAGTTGACGATTAGTCACCAGTGA